A section of the Pseudovibrio sp. M1P-2-3 genome encodes:
- the scpA gene encoding methylmalonyl-CoA mutase → MSQFPDFSQLDLIDQPLQANSSRPSHWETPEGIAIKPAYGPEDTSDLPQLHTWPGLAPFMRGPYPTMYVQRPWTIRQYAGFSTAEDSNAFYRRNLAAGQKGLSVAFDLATHRGYDSDHPRVAGDVGMAGVAIDSIYDMRTLFDRIPLDKMSVSMTMNGAVLPVLALYIVAAEEQGVSAEHLSGTIQNDILKEFMVRNTYIYPPAPSMRIISDIFKYTSKNMPKFNSISISGYHMQEAGATADLELAFTIADGIEYARAGVAAGMHIDQFAPRLSFFWAIGMNFFMEVAKLRAARLIWAKLMQENFQPQNPKSLSLRTHSQTSGWSLTAQDVFNNVTRTTVEAMAATQGHTQSLHTNALDEALALPTDFSARIARNTQLFLQQESGTTATIDPWGGSYYVESLTNDLAAKALKHIEEIESLGGMAKAIEKGIPKLRIEEAAAKTQARIDSGNQSVIGVNKFRPKEEEQLEVLHVDNAEVRAKQIEKLKRLREERNEKETQAALKELENAARSGNGNLLDLSVKAARALASVGEISLAMEKAFGRHRAEIQSITGVYKREVGAMSDSVTNLDHLIAKFEENDGRRPRILVAKMGQDGHDRGQKVIASAFADLGFDVDIGPLFATPEEAARQAIENDVHIVGVSSLAAGHLTLVPALKKALQNEGRDDIMIVVGGVIPPQDYDALYAAGASAIFPPGTVISEAAVELVHDLNSRLGYEENMPPQQAVT, encoded by the coding sequence ATGAGCCAGTTTCCTGACTTCTCACAGCTTGATCTAATAGATCAACCTTTACAGGCAAACAGTTCCCGTCCCTCTCACTGGGAAACTCCAGAGGGGATTGCAATCAAGCCAGCCTATGGTCCTGAAGATACCTCCGATTTGCCGCAGTTACATACTTGGCCGGGCCTTGCACCCTTCATGCGCGGGCCATACCCAACCATGTACGTCCAGCGACCATGGACCATTCGCCAATATGCGGGCTTTTCTACTGCCGAAGACTCCAATGCGTTTTACCGACGCAATTTAGCTGCTGGGCAAAAAGGCCTTTCGGTCGCGTTCGACTTGGCAACCCACCGTGGTTACGATAGCGATCACCCCCGGGTTGCCGGTGATGTTGGAATGGCAGGTGTAGCAATTGACAGCATCTATGACATGCGTACGCTCTTTGACCGGATTCCCCTTGATAAAATGAGCGTTTCCATGACCATGAACGGTGCTGTTCTGCCCGTGCTTGCGCTCTATATTGTGGCTGCTGAAGAGCAAGGCGTTTCCGCTGAACACCTATCCGGGACAATTCAGAACGATATCTTGAAGGAGTTTATGGTCAGGAATACCTATATCTATCCACCAGCTCCTTCTATGCGCATTATTTCGGATATCTTCAAATATACATCGAAGAACATGCCGAAATTCAATTCCATTTCAATCTCTGGCTATCATATGCAAGAAGCCGGTGCTACAGCAGACCTAGAGCTTGCATTTACGATTGCAGATGGCATCGAATATGCCCGCGCAGGTGTTGCTGCTGGCATGCATATTGACCAATTTGCTCCTCGACTTTCGTTCTTCTGGGCCATTGGAATGAACTTCTTTATGGAAGTCGCAAAGCTGCGAGCTGCTCGTTTGATCTGGGCAAAACTCATGCAGGAAAACTTCCAACCACAAAACCCAAAAAGTCTATCGCTACGTACACACTCGCAAACCTCAGGCTGGTCACTCACAGCACAAGATGTGTTTAACAATGTAACGCGGACAACTGTTGAAGCTATGGCGGCAACACAAGGGCATACCCAATCATTGCACACCAACGCCTTAGATGAAGCCCTAGCCCTTCCAACAGACTTTTCTGCACGTATTGCCCGAAATACCCAGTTATTCTTGCAGCAAGAAAGTGGAACTACCGCAACCATCGATCCATGGGGTGGCTCCTATTATGTAGAGAGTCTGACGAATGATCTTGCAGCGAAAGCCCTTAAACATATTGAAGAAATTGAAAGCTTGGGCGGTATGGCCAAAGCGATTGAAAAGGGCATACCAAAACTAAGAATTGAAGAAGCTGCTGCAAAAACGCAGGCTCGCATTGATAGCGGAAACCAGAGTGTTATTGGCGTTAATAAATTTCGCCCTAAAGAAGAAGAGCAGTTAGAAGTTCTGCACGTTGACAATGCAGAAGTACGTGCAAAACAAATTGAAAAGCTGAAACGCCTTCGTGAAGAGCGGAATGAAAAAGAGACACAAGCAGCACTAAAAGAATTGGAGAATGCTGCACGTAGCGGGAATGGCAACCTTCTGGACCTTTCAGTAAAAGCCGCGAGAGCCTTAGCTTCAGTTGGCGAAATCTCACTTGCTATGGAAAAAGCATTTGGCCGTCATAGAGCAGAAATTCAATCCATAACCGGCGTCTATAAAAGAGAAGTTGGCGCAATGTCTGATAGTGTTACTAATCTCGATCATCTGATTGCCAAATTTGAAGAAAATGATGGACGCCGCCCGCGCATTCTTGTCGCCAAAATGGGGCAGGATGGCCATGATCGAGGGCAGAAAGTCATTGCCTCAGCTTTCGCTGATCTTGGGTTCGACGTGGACATTGGCCCACTTTTCGCAACTCCAGAGGAAGCAGCCCGTCAAGCTATTGAAAACGATGTGCACATAGTTGGCGTATCGTCTCTTGCTGCCGGACACCTCACACTTGTCCCTGCTCTGAAAAAGGCCCTACAAAATGAGGGAAGAGACGATATAATGATCGTTGTTGGAGGTGTCATTCCTCCGCAAGATTATGATGCGTTATACGCTGCCGGTGCCAGCGCTATCTTCCCTCCAGGTACAGTTATATCAGAAGCAGCAGTCGAGTTGGTACATGACCTCAACTCGCGTCTTGGCTATGAAGAAAACATGCCCCCACAGCAGGCTGTAACCTAA
- a CDS encoding GNAT family N-acetyltransferase, whose translation MELLQGSWICFSIKAQDYNGEDVAVLAALSVEVWMTTYAQDGVNKLYAEYALSTFTPKAFTDWFENPNQKIFVAETDVGVVGYLRLDGNATLPSHKGAVFIIQTLYVKESFTGKGLGQKLMKEAIRYCAQQGGRSLQLHVLYSNKRAIAFYENVKFGVIGETYFELGEERHLNYVMERLIEKNLQPKQEKVLFPAYN comes from the coding sequence TTGGAATTACTTCAAGGCAGCTGGATATGTTTCAGTATAAAGGCTCAAGACTATAACGGTGAGGATGTTGCTGTATTGGCTGCATTGTCCGTTGAAGTATGGATGACAACCTATGCACAAGATGGCGTAAACAAGCTGTATGCTGAATATGCCCTATCTACTTTCACTCCTAAAGCCTTTACTGATTGGTTTGAAAATCCAAATCAAAAGATATTCGTTGCGGAAACAGATGTAGGGGTTGTTGGCTACCTCCGGCTGGATGGGAATGCCACGCTGCCAAGCCATAAAGGCGCGGTATTCATTATCCAAACTCTTTATGTGAAGGAGAGCTTTACAGGTAAAGGGCTCGGCCAGAAACTAATGAAGGAGGCCATCCGATATTGTGCCCAGCAAGGGGGGAGATCTCTTCAACTGCATGTTTTGTATAGTAATAAAAGAGCTATTGCATTTTATGAGAATGTTAAATTTGGAGTGATTGGAGAGACATACTTTGAGCTTGGGGAAGAGCGCCACCTCAATTATGTAATGGAGCGTTTGATAGAAAAGAACCTTCAGCCAAAGCAGGAGAAGGTTCTTTTTCCCGCATATAATTAG
- a CDS encoding IS630 family transposase (programmed frameshift), producing MGRPLSLDLRLRFKRLILSGMSGREAARRLLISPASGSRLARKVREGQSLIPVRTGRPKGGGKLEPYLSFLRELVNQDGDITLMELCDALFMAEGVRVHHTSVSKALRRLGYTYKKSLVATERGKLHVQNARDEWRHTRQPIMRDLPERLVFLDETSVKTNLTRLRGRAFKGERALDTAPFGRWQNQTFIAGLTHEGLIAPWVLDGAMNGKAFTTYITTQLAPCLHPKTVVILDNLSTHKVPEAARALRQSGCWFLFLPPYSPDLNPIEMAFSKLKAHLRRMKARTFETLIKALGDICDLFTPQECWNYFKAAGYVSV from the exons ATGGGCCGGCCACTTTCACTTGATTTACGCCTTCGCTTTAAAAGGCTCATTTTATCCGGGATGAGCGGGCGTGAAGCAGCACGCCGCCTGCTGATCTCTCCAGCATCAGGATCTCGCTTGGCCCGTAAAGTTCGGGAGGGGCAGAGTTTAATCCCGGTCAGGACAGGGCGCCCAAAGGGAGGCGGAAAATTGGAGCCCTACCTCTCCTTCTTGCGCGAGCTGGTCAATCAAGACGGAGATATCACGTTGATGGAGTTATGTGATGCACTTTTCATGGCTGAGGGAGTGAGGGTTCACCATACTTCCGTCTCCAAGGCTTTGCGCCGTCTTGGCTACACCTAT AAAAAATCGTTGGTGGCAACCGAGCGTGGCAAACTCCATGTACAAAATGCCAGAGATGAATGGCGCCACACCCGTCAGCCTATAATGCGTGATCTGCCTGAGAGACTGGTGTTTCTCGATGAAACCAGTGTTAAAACGAATTTAACCCGGCTGCGAGGCCGAGCCTTTAAAGGGGAACGAGCCCTTGACACAGCGCCGTTTGGACGCTGGCAGAACCAGACCTTTATCGCCGGTTTGACCCACGAGGGACTCATTGCGCCCTGGGTTCTGGACGGGGCCATGAATGGCAAGGCATTCACCACTTATATCACGACACAACTGGCTCCATGCTTGCACCCTAAAACGGTGGTCATTCTGGATAACCTGTCCACACACAAAGTTCCAGAAGCCGCAAGGGCCCTCAGACAAAGCGGGTGTTGGTTCCTTTTTCTGCCGCCCTATTCTCCTGATCTCAATCCTATCGAAATGGCGTTTTCCAAGCTCAAAGCACACCTACGCAGAATGAAAGCCAGAACCTTTGAGACCTTGATAAAGGCTCTGGGTGACATATGCGATCTGTTCACACCCCAAGAGTGTTGGAATTACTTCAAGGCAGCTGGATATGTTTCAGTATAA